The Corynebacterium camporealensis genome contains a region encoding:
- a CDS encoding IS1096 element passenger TnpR family protein, whose amino-acid sequence MLSAVLTPEHSLLYTYDFGDNWEHTITLVKTDKRKRKKATLNDAEGQTPLEDCGSYPGWENLHGLTAQAYARDVLPPASEEAYHHFLGDLSPTEAWEFVSGLDEVRFKQLQRDTKRADPYLEPLNSEEDFDAAELIGKEIRELLDGLNPPSDLFQPPRTPDLDAVRTHIRNGEHLEAIAEYLASDYVDRLVHHFRQLPKRTLDDAHLTHLGTALQRVLQLVTGELKTFHRTGRKDVAQQHKVVTAAKLGNIPLEMLAYTSSGVVNFLIDTHLIEPGRYLETTSLGQGMLDASPVEAAHYFLFVLPPSLGSEYAIYTGLLLDAAVGEKARQDFNDEVRLTADDLVAWFDFIFYTYGLLTPDPHDSDELVYSPVCKALCQHILLHLDAQRLLPDEG is encoded by the coding sequence GTGCTTAGCGCTGTACTGACCCCGGAGCACTCCCTGCTTTACACCTATGACTTCGGCGATAACTGGGAGCACACCATCACCCTGGTCAAGACCGATAAGCGCAAGCGGAAGAAGGCCACGCTTAACGACGCAGAAGGCCAGACCCCTCTGGAAGATTGCGGTTCCTACCCCGGCTGGGAAAACCTCCACGGCCTTACAGCGCAAGCCTATGCCCGCGATGTCCTGCCGCCTGCCAGCGAAGAGGCTTATCACCACTTCCTGGGTGATCTATCCCCGACAGAAGCGTGGGAGTTTGTCTCTGGTCTGGATGAGGTGCGCTTTAAGCAGCTCCAACGTGATACCAAGCGCGCCGACCCTTATCTCGAGCCCCTCAACAGCGAGGAGGATTTCGATGCCGCGGAGTTGATCGGCAAGGAGATCCGCGAACTCCTCGATGGCCTCAATCCCCCAAGCGACCTATTCCAGCCTCCGCGCACCCCGGATCTCGATGCCGTGCGCACTCACATCCGCAACGGCGAGCATCTCGAGGCTATCGCGGAATACCTAGCCAGCGATTACGTGGATCGGCTGGTTCATCACTTTCGCCAGCTTCCGAAGCGCACGCTAGACGATGCCCACCTCACCCACCTGGGCACCGCCCTGCAACGCGTGCTGCAGCTGGTAACTGGCGAATTAAAGACTTTCCACCGCACTGGCCGGAAAGATGTGGCCCAACAGCACAAGGTGGTAACTGCCGCAAAGCTGGGCAATATCCCGCTGGAGATGTTGGCTTATACGTCGTCCGGTGTGGTGAATTTCCTCATCGATACCCACCTCATTGAACCCGGCCGCTACCTGGAAACCACATCGCTGGGCCAAGGGATGCTGGACGCCTCGCCCGTGGAGGCCGCTCACTACTTCCTCTTTGTCCTGCCGCCATCGTTGGGCAGCGAGTACGCGATCTATACCGGGCTCCTCCTCGACGCCGCAGTAGGGGAGAAGGCCCGGCAAGATTTTAACGACGAGGTTCGCCTCACCGCCGATGACCTCGTCGCGTGGTTCGACTTCATTTTCTACACCTACGGCTTGCTCACCCCGGACCCACACGACAGTGACGAGTTAGTGTATTCCCCCGTCTGTAAAGCGTTGTGTCAGCACATTCTGCTTCACCTGGATGCGCAGCGCCTCCTGCCTGACGAAGGCTAA